TGAGCCCTGCGTGTTTTCTGGCGGCTGGCTCTGGCGCTTTAAGGCCAGACATGGCATCAAGAAGCTGGATGCATCCAGCGAGAAGCAGGCGGCCGACCAGCAGGCGGCCGAGCAGTTCTGCGGGTTCTTCCGGAGCTTAACCGCGGAGCATGGCCTGTCCCCCGAGCAGGTCTACAACGCTGATGAGACTGGTCTCTTCTGGCGCTGCTCCCACAGCCCTAACCCTGAGGGTGGGCCGGCGCCCGGCCCCACGCAGAGCAAGGACCGGCTGACTGTCCTCATGTGCGCCAACGCCACAGGCTCCCACAGGATCAAGCCCTTGGTGGTCGGGAAATGGGGTGGCCCCAAGGCGGTGCAGGGCCTCCAGCACCTGCCTGTCGCGTACAAGGCCCAAGGCAGCGCCTGGGTGGACAAGGAGATTTTTGCTGACTGGTTCCATCACATCTTCGTGCCCGCAGTGAAGGAGCACTTCCGAGCCGTGGCCCTGCCAGAGGGCAGCAAGGCCATCCTCCTCCTGGATGGCTCCCGGGCGCACCCGCACGAGGCTGAGCTAGCCTCGGAGAACGTCTTCACCATCTTCCTGCCTGCCAGTGTCACTGCCCTGCTCCAGCCCATGGACCAGGGCATTCGGAGGGACTTCATGAGGAACTTCGTCACGCCCCGCGGCAGGCTGCAGGCCTTGGCTCCCCGCTGCAGCGTGCACGATGCCGTGCTTGATGTGGCCTGTGCCTGGGATGCGGTGCCGGGCACCGTCCTCAGCCGGGCCTGGAGGAAGCTGTGGCCTGAGGCTGCACTCGTGGAGGGCTCATCCTCCGAGGAGGAGCCGGAGCGGCTCAGGACTAAGCCCCCCGACCAGGCCTTTGCGCACACCCCCGGGCTCGCAGCAGGTGCCCCGGCCCACCTCGGGAGCGCGGCCTCAGGGAGCCCGGAGCTGGCGGAGGCTGGAGGGGCAGACAGGGCGGCCTGGGAGCAGGCGGCGGTGTCCTTCGATGCCGTGGTGCGCTTCGCGGAGGCGCAGCCCTGCTTCTCGGCGCAGGAGCTGGGCCAGCTGCGCTCGCTGCGCTCTGTGTTCAGCAGGCGGTGGCAGGCGCAGCGATGTGGGGCCCCCGCAGCCGCGGTCAAGCTTGAGGCACCCTGGGAACGGCCTGGGCCTTGCGGCACCCAGCCTCGCTCCCCGCTGCCCAGCTCGTCCACGGCCGGCGAGGCCTGAGGCGGTGAGGTCTGACCTGCGGTCTCGGGGTCATGTTCGTCAGGACAGCCTGCC
This genomic interval from Dama dama isolate Ldn47 chromosome 21, ASM3311817v1, whole genome shotgun sequence contains the following:
- the JRK gene encoding jerky protein homolog, with translation MASKPVAGRGPGEKRKRVVLTLKEKMDICRRLEKGESRRALMQEYNVGMSTLYDIRAHKAQLLRFFASSDSDKALAQRRTLHTPKLEHLDRVLYEWFLVKRSEGVPVSGPMLIEKAKDFYEQMQLTEPCVFSGGWLWRFKARHGIKKLDASSEKQAADQQAAEQFCGFFRSLTAEHGLSPEQVYNADETGLFWRCSHSPNPEGGPAPGPTQSKDRLTVLMCANATGSHRIKPLVVGKWGGPKAVQGLQHLPVAYKAQGSAWVDKEIFADWFHHIFVPAVKEHFRAVALPEGSKAILLLDGSRAHPHEAELASENVFTIFLPASVTALLQPMDQGIRRDFMRNFVTPRGRLQALAPRCSVHDAVLDVACAWDAVPGTVLSRAWRKLWPEAALVEGSSSEEEPERLRTKPPDQAFAHTPGLAAGAPAHLGSAASGSPELAEAGGADRAAWEQAAVSFDAVVRFAEAQPCFSAQELGQLRSLRSVFSRRWQAQRCGAPAAAVKLEAPWERPGPCGTQPRSPLPSSSTAGEA